In a single window of the uncultured Dysgonomonas sp. genome:
- a CDS encoding cation-transporting P-type ATPase: MGKEKTLCNNNWHSLEVGEVLELLTTNATKGLPEKDANERLAEFGENILPEKKKESRLLRFFKHFNDILIYILLIAAIVTAFLGHWADTVVIVIVAVVNACIGYFQENKAEKALEDIKKMLSHTAQIVRDGKRLEIGASHLAVGDLVILHPGDKIPADLRLIKSDNLRIEESALTGESIPSQKNVGAIAADTPLGDRDNMAFSTTTVSAGTGMGIVVATGQNTEIGKINRMMSEVKLITTPLLRQTAKFGKTVSFVIIAIAVLVFIFGYFYRHYDTGELLMSVIGLAIAAIPEGLPAILSIILAIGVQNMAKRKAIVRTLPSVETLGSVAVICSDKTGTLTKNEMTVKTLVTSDDQFDVTGTGYSPVGDVVKDNEIVDFNAESVLDNLIGCFYICNEASLGKDEEDNWYIKGDPTEGALITLYEKASVDHHETDRIATIPFDSEYKYMATLVEAEDKNIIYIKGAPDRLLDMAGKELSLNGEKPFDRKNWENAITGLAGKGQRVIGGAYKIVGKDQKNLSHEDLHEGVTFLGLAGIIDPPREEAIEAIKQCSEAGITVKMITGDHIETAKSIGLEMGIGDGIKALEGKTIEQMTDEELESAAVEYNIFARTSPEHKLRLVKALQARNIICAMTGDGVNDAPALKKADVGIAMGIKGTEVTKDAAEMVLADDNFSTIAAAVEEGRRVYDNLKKTILFILPTNGAESFLIIASILFGTLMPLTPIQILWVNMVTSVTISLALAFEKLEPDTMKQPPRSPQTPLLDGYFIWRILFVSVLIGGGTLLLNLYLLNNGVSEDIVRTVTIQTIVITQMFHLYNSRSIRKSAFYGDFFGNKAVFVVSGLLILLQLSITYIPFMNQVFGTVKLPLHFWIYPFVFGFIIFIIVEAEKWVMRLIDKKTDK; the protein is encoded by the coding sequence ATGGGGAAAGAAAAAACATTATGTAATAACAACTGGCATTCTCTCGAAGTCGGTGAAGTTTTAGAGTTACTAACAACTAATGCAACAAAAGGCTTACCCGAAAAAGATGCTAATGAACGGCTTGCTGAATTCGGAGAAAATATCCTTCCGGAAAAGAAAAAAGAAAGCCGGCTATTACGTTTTTTCAAACATTTCAACGATATTCTTATTTACATCCTCCTTATAGCTGCTATAGTTACCGCATTCCTGGGGCATTGGGCAGACACAGTCGTAATTGTGATTGTTGCCGTAGTGAACGCCTGTATCGGATACTTTCAGGAAAACAAGGCTGAAAAGGCGCTGGAAGATATAAAGAAAATGTTGTCTCATACAGCCCAAATCGTAAGAGACGGAAAAAGGCTTGAAATAGGAGCCTCGCATTTAGCTGTAGGGGATTTGGTCATCCTCCACCCTGGAGATAAGATTCCGGCCGATCTCAGGCTGATAAAATCAGATAATCTGAGAATAGAAGAATCAGCTTTAACCGGAGAATCCATTCCATCGCAAAAGAATGTAGGAGCAATAGCCGCGGACACCCCTTTAGGAGACAGGGATAATATGGCCTTTTCTACAACCACAGTTAGTGCAGGAACCGGAATGGGTATAGTTGTAGCCACAGGACAAAATACAGAAATCGGAAAGATAAATCGTATGATGTCGGAGGTAAAACTTATTACAACACCTTTGCTGCGACAGACCGCTAAGTTTGGTAAAACCGTATCTTTCGTGATAATTGCCATTGCTGTATTGGTTTTCATCTTCGGATATTTTTATCGCCACTACGATACAGGCGAATTATTAATGTCCGTAATCGGACTTGCTATTGCAGCTATTCCCGAAGGGCTTCCTGCCATTTTATCAATAATATTGGCTATCGGCGTACAGAATATGGCTAAACGAAAGGCTATAGTCCGCACTTTACCCTCGGTAGAGACGCTGGGTTCGGTAGCTGTTATCTGTTCTGATAAGACCGGGACTCTGACTAAAAATGAAATGACAGTCAAGACTCTTGTAACAAGTGACGATCAGTTTGATGTAACAGGCACAGGATATTCTCCTGTTGGAGATGTAGTGAAGGATAATGAGATCGTTGACTTCAATGCTGAATCGGTACTGGATAACCTGATAGGCTGTTTTTACATATGTAATGAAGCCTCTCTGGGAAAAGATGAAGAGGATAACTGGTACATAAAAGGTGATCCCACCGAAGGTGCACTCATTACCTTATATGAGAAGGCTTCTGTAGATCATCACGAAACAGATAGAATTGCAACTATTCCATTCGATTCGGAATATAAATACATGGCTACTCTGGTTGAAGCGGAAGACAAAAATATCATATACATAAAAGGTGCGCCCGACCGCCTGCTGGATATGGCTGGCAAAGAACTATCACTGAACGGAGAGAAACCATTCGACCGAAAGAACTGGGAAAATGCAATTACCGGATTAGCCGGCAAGGGCCAGCGTGTAATCGGGGGAGCATATAAAATAGTAGGTAAAGACCAGAAAAACCTCTCGCATGAAGATTTACACGAGGGCGTTACGTTTCTCGGTCTGGCAGGAATCATCGATCCTCCAAGAGAAGAAGCTATTGAAGCAATAAAACAATGTTCTGAAGCCGGTATAACCGTAAAAATGATAACCGGAGATCATATCGAGACTGCAAAATCGATAGGACTGGAAATGGGAATTGGCGATGGAATCAAGGCTTTGGAAGGAAAAACCATTGAACAGATGACTGATGAAGAATTAGAATCAGCAGCTGTCGAATATAACATTTTTGCACGTACCAGCCCCGAGCATAAACTCCGCTTGGTGAAAGCCTTGCAGGCCCGTAATATAATATGCGCTATGACGGGAGACGGAGTAAATGATGCCCCGGCGCTGAAGAAAGCGGATGTAGGTATAGCGATGGGTATAAAAGGTACAGAGGTAACCAAAGATGCAGCGGAGATGGTATTGGCCGATGACAACTTCTCTACTATTGCTGCTGCGGTAGAGGAAGGTAGAAGGGTATATGATAATCTCAAGAAAACCATCTTGTTTATATTGCCTACTAATGGAGCCGAGAGTTTTCTTATCATAGCCAGCATCCTGTTCGGAACGCTTATGCCACTTACTCCTATACAGATACTTTGGGTCAATATGGTTACATCGGTGACTATTTCTCTGGCTCTTGCCTTTGAAAAACTAGAGCCGGATACGATGAAACAACCGCCGCGTTCTCCCCAAACTCCATTATTAGACGGATACTTTATATGGCGCATCCTGTTCGTATCTGTTCTTATAGGAGGGGGAACCTTGTTATTGAACCTATATTTGTTGAATAATGGAGTGAGTGAAGATATTGTCAGAACTGTAACAATACAAACTATTGTAATCACCCAGATGTTTCACTTGTATAATAGCCGCAGCATCCGCAAGTCTGCCTTCTATGGAGACTTTTTCGGTAATAAGGCAGTATTTGTAGTATCGGGATTGCTTATCTTATTACAACTTTCAATAACATATATTCCATTTATGAATCAAGTTTTCGGAACGGTTAAACTTCCACTGCATTTCTGGATATATCCGTTCGTTTTTGGATTTATTATCTTCATCATAGTGGAGGCTGAGAAATGGGTTATGAGACTAATAGATAAAAAGACTGATAAATAA
- a CDS encoding sugar-binding domain-containing protein, which translates to MKKILILALVLSSTSLFAQWKPVGDKLKTKWAETLNPNNVLPEYPRPIMERTDWTNLNGLWEYAILPVGKQEPQQFDGQILVPFAVESSLSGVQKELGKDKELWYKRTFAVPSNWKGKKILLHFGAVDWKTEVFINDIKIGSHTGGYTPFSFDITPYLASGNQKLVVKVWDPTDDGDQARGKQIKNPHGIWYTPVSGIWQTVWMEPVAQKHIAAIKTIPNIDNSQLSIDICTEGTTPGDIIEVTVKDGAKTVATSKFAAGQSTDINIPDLKLWSPETPFLYDLEVTLYNNGKAADKVKSYAAMRKISSKRDANGIYRFQLNNKDYFQFGPLDQGWWPDGLYTAPTDEALAYDIQKTKDFGFNMIRKHVKVEPARWYTHCDRLGILVWQDMPNGGPSPQWQMHNHFNGVEVQRSIESENVYRKEWREIMDYLISYPSIVVWVPFNEAWGQFKTPEIVAWTKNHDPSRLVNPASGGNHYHVGDMIDLHNYPGPDMFLYDTKRANVLGEYGGIGLPLENHLWQTDKNWGYVQFKNAKEVTDEYIKYAEALKGFIKRGFTAAVYTQTTDVEGEVNGLMTYDRKVIKLEEPRLRQINLEICNSLK; encoded by the coding sequence ATGAAGAAGATTCTTATTTTAGCTTTGGTCTTATCGAGCACCAGTTTATTTGCTCAATGGAAGCCTGTAGGGGATAAACTCAAAACCAAGTGGGCAGAAACCCTTAATCCGAACAATGTATTACCAGAATATCCCCGTCCAATCATGGAGCGTACAGACTGGACAAATCTGAATGGGCTATGGGAATACGCTATACTGCCTGTAGGTAAACAAGAGCCTCAGCAATTCGACGGACAGATATTAGTTCCTTTTGCTGTAGAATCAAGTTTGTCCGGGGTACAAAAGGAACTGGGTAAAGATAAAGAACTTTGGTACAAACGTACTTTCGCTGTCCCTTCAAATTGGAAAGGAAAGAAAATTCTATTGCACTTTGGAGCCGTAGACTGGAAAACCGAAGTGTTTATAAATGACATTAAAATCGGCTCCCATACCGGAGGATATACTCCGTTCAGTTTCGACATCACACCTTATCTGGCTTCCGGAAATCAAAAGCTGGTAGTCAAAGTCTGGGACCCTACTGATGACGGTGACCAGGCCAGAGGAAAACAAATAAAAAACCCGCATGGAATATGGTACACTCCTGTATCGGGAATCTGGCAGACTGTATGGATGGAACCTGTAGCGCAAAAGCACATTGCAGCTATTAAAACAATTCCGAATATAGACAATAGCCAGTTATCTATTGATATCTGTACAGAAGGTACTACTCCCGGAGATATAATAGAAGTGACAGTAAAAGACGGGGCGAAAACGGTAGCAACAAGCAAATTTGCCGCAGGACAGTCTACTGATATAAACATTCCTGATCTAAAACTCTGGTCTCCTGAGACTCCATTCCTGTACGATCTGGAAGTTACCCTATACAATAATGGCAAGGCGGCAGATAAAGTGAAAAGCTATGCTGCCATGCGCAAAATATCCTCTAAAAGAGACGCCAATGGCATCTACCGTTTCCAGTTAAATAACAAAGATTATTTCCAGTTCGGCCCCTTGGATCAGGGCTGGTGGCCTGATGGACTATATACAGCCCCTACCGATGAAGCGCTGGCATATGACATTCAGAAAACAAAAGATTTCGGGTTCAATATGATCCGTAAGCATGTAAAGGTTGAGCCGGCACGCTGGTACACACATTGCGACCGTCTTGGAATCCTTGTTTGGCAAGATATGCCTAATGGCGGACCATCCCCTCAGTGGCAAATGCACAATCATTTCAATGGTGTGGAAGTACAACGTTCTATCGAGTCCGAAAATGTATATCGGAAGGAATGGAGAGAAATTATGGATTATCTGATTTCATATCCTTCAATTGTAGTATGGGTTCCGTTCAATGAAGCATGGGGACAATTCAAAACTCCTGAAATTGTAGCTTGGACCAAGAATCACGACCCTTCCCGCCTGGTAAATCCAGCGAGTGGTGGTAATCATTATCATGTAGGGGATATGATCGATCTACACAACTATCCGGGACCGGACATGTTTTTGTATGATACCAAAAGAGCAAATGTATTGGGAGAATATGGCGGCATTGGCCTGCCTCTCGAAAATCACCTTTGGCAGACCGATAAAAACTGGGGATATGTTCAATTTAAAAATGCGAAAGAAGTAACAGATGAATACATCAAATATGCAGAAGCATTGAAAGGCTTTATCAAAAGAGGATTCACTGCCGCAGTTTATACCCAGACAACTGATGTAGAAGGCGAGGTAAACGGATTGATGACATATGACCGCAAAGTCATTAAACTGGAAGAACCGCGACTAAGACAAATCAACCTGGAAATATGTAATTCTTTGAAATAA
- a CDS encoding glutaminase family protein yields the protein MKKLLYLLCLTGLFSCGGAKEPAQIIKNDLRAPAYPLVTIDPYTSAWSAADNLYDESVKHWTGKEFPLLGVIRVDGEAYRFMGVEQTPIKAVAGMSVTTAWAGKYTFNAPDKGWEKAEFNDNGWKEGQAAFGTSEETNVNTLWETKDIWVRRNINLEKDLSDKKVFLIYSHDDIFELYINGIQVVKTGYEWRKDVQITLSDEVKSTLKAGKNVIAAHCHNKMGGALVDFGIYVEDDIETFLSTTAVQKSADVQATQTHYTFECGNVELKLSFLAPLLMDDLNLVSRPVNYISYDINSLDGKDHDVQIYFEAAPNWALNIPSQESKAEGFEKDGLLFLKTGSVNQKVLGKRGDDIRIDWGYFYLSGEKSNSTYNVGNPYQMRNDFVKNGKLAGDVSSKDNASLAISQTLGNSKSASGKVLIGYDDIYSIQYFEENLRPYWNKKGDKSIEQAFVEANKEFVSLSNKCSDFDFRLMNEAAQAGGKEYAELCALAYRQAISAHKLAEAPNGDLLFLSKENNSNGSIGTVDVTYPSAPLFLYYNPELAKGLLNHIFYYSESGKWTKPFPAHDIGTYPWANGQTYGGDMPVEEGGNMLALTAAIAAVEGNAKYAEKHWDVLTTWTDYLVEKGLDPENQLCTDDFAGHFAHNVNLSVKAIMGIASYGYLADMLGKKDIAEKYTTKAKEMAQEWIKMADDGDHYRLTFDQPGTWSQKYNLIWNKILKLNIFPDSVAQKELPYYLTKQNEYGLPLDSRKNYTKSDWIIWTATLADDNATFLKFITPLHKFMNETTDRVPMSDWYNTDSKTHVGFKARSVVGGYYIKMLNDRMTK from the coding sequence ATGAAAAAATTACTTTATCTCTTATGCCTCACCGGACTATTTAGTTGCGGTGGCGCTAAAGAACCGGCACAGATTATCAAAAACGACTTACGGGCGCCTGCTTACCCATTGGTAACGATTGACCCCTATACCTCAGCGTGGTCGGCAGCCGATAATCTGTATGATGAATCAGTGAAACACTGGACAGGCAAAGAATTCCCTCTATTAGGGGTAATACGTGTCGATGGAGAAGCATATCGCTTTATGGGCGTAGAACAAACTCCTATAAAAGCTGTAGCGGGCATGTCTGTAACAACAGCCTGGGCAGGCAAATATACATTCAATGCTCCGGATAAAGGCTGGGAAAAAGCTGAATTTAACGATAACGGATGGAAAGAAGGACAAGCCGCATTCGGCACTTCGGAGGAAACCAATGTAAACACACTTTGGGAAACCAAAGACATATGGGTACGCCGGAATATAAATCTGGAAAAAGACCTGTCGGATAAAAAAGTATTCCTCATATATTCGCATGACGACATTTTCGAGCTGTACATCAACGGTATACAGGTGGTAAAGACAGGATATGAATGGAGGAAAGATGTACAGATCACACTCAGCGATGAAGTGAAAAGCACACTGAAAGCAGGTAAAAATGTCATTGCTGCCCATTGCCACAACAAAATGGGAGGAGCTCTCGTAGATTTTGGTATCTATGTGGAAGATGATATTGAAACATTCCTGAGTACAACAGCAGTACAGAAATCGGCTGATGTACAAGCAACCCAGACCCATTATACTTTCGAGTGCGGAAACGTGGAACTAAAACTCTCTTTCCTTGCACCACTGCTCATGGATGACCTGAATCTCGTGTCACGTCCGGTAAATTATATCTCATATGATATCAATTCATTGGATGGTAAGGACCATGACGTTCAAATCTATTTCGAAGCCGCGCCAAATTGGGCTTTGAATATTCCATCGCAGGAAAGCAAGGCCGAAGGATTTGAAAAAGACGGGCTTTTATTCCTCAAAACAGGAAGTGTAAACCAGAAAGTCCTGGGAAAAAGAGGTGATGATATCCGTATCGATTGGGGTTATTTCTATCTGAGTGGTGAGAAAAGCAACTCTACATATAATGTCGGTAACCCTTATCAGATGAGAAACGATTTTGTAAAGAACGGAAAACTTGCAGGAGACGTAAGCTCCAAAGACAATGCCAGTCTGGCTATATCGCAGACTCTGGGTAACAGTAAATCCGCCTCAGGAAAAGTACTTATCGGATACGACGACATATACTCTATCCAGTATTTTGAAGAAAACCTTCGCCCATACTGGAATAAGAAAGGCGACAAATCTATCGAGCAAGCTTTTGTTGAGGCTAATAAAGAATTTGTCAGCCTAAGCAACAAATGTAGCGATTTCGATTTCAGATTAATGAATGAAGCTGCACAAGCAGGAGGAAAAGAATATGCAGAATTGTGTGCGCTGGCTTATCGTCAGGCGATATCTGCCCATAAACTCGCTGAAGCACCAAACGGGGACTTGTTATTCTTATCTAAGGAAAACAATAGTAACGGATCCATCGGAACAGTAGACGTAACCTATCCCTCCGCTCCGTTATTCCTATACTACAATCCGGAACTGGCGAAAGGCCTGCTCAACCATATTTTCTACTACAGCGAAAGCGGCAAATGGACTAAACCGTTCCCTGCACACGATATAGGCACATATCCTTGGGCCAACGGACAAACATACGGCGGAGACATGCCTGTGGAAGAAGGCGGAAACATGCTGGCTCTTACTGCCGCGATAGCCGCTGTGGAAGGAAATGCAAAATACGCTGAAAAACATTGGGATGTACTGACTACATGGACAGATTACCTTGTGGAAAAAGGGCTCGATCCGGAAAACCAACTTTGTACCGACGACTTTGCAGGTCACTTTGCACACAATGTAAACCTTTCGGTGAAAGCAATTATGGGTATCGCATCTTACGGATATCTGGCAGATATGCTCGGGAAGAAAGACATCGCTGAAAAATATACGACCAAAGCCAAAGAAATGGCACAGGAATGGATAAAGATGGCTGATGATGGCGACCACTACCGCCTGACATTCGACCAACCGGGAACATGGAGCCAGAAATATAATTTGATATGGAACAAGATACTCAAATTAAATATATTCCCTGATTCTGTGGCTCAGAAAGAACTTCCTTATTATCTGACTAAACAGAATGAATACGGTTTGCCACTCGACAGCAGAAAGAATTATACAAAATCCGACTGGATTATCTGGACTGCAACTTTGGCTGATGACAACGCGACATTCCTGAAATTTATTACACCATTGCATAAATTTATGAATGAAACGACCGACCGTGTACCTATGAGTGATTGGTACAATACGGATAGCAAAACACATGTCGGCTTCAAAGCACGCTCGGTAGTAGGCGGATATTACATCAAAATGCTGAATGACAGAATGACAAAATAA
- a CDS encoding beta-L-arabinofuranosidase domain-containing protein, with the protein MKKGLLNSLIAVTLFLCSNSISALGGDIDVTIVNRPSVKALNNYYTSNRAPLLPNNFIKLPVGKVQPKGWTKRMLELQRDGLAGQLGEISAWLNKKNNAWLNTGGEYGWEEVPYWLKGYGNMAYIFNDPKMLAETKIWIEAAIKSQQPDGYFGPINERDGKRELWANMIMLWCLQSYYEYSNDKRVIDLMTNYFKWQLTVPDEKFLKDYWENSRGGDNIYSVYWLYNITGDSFLLELVHKIHRNTANWMQDSTLPNWHNVNIAQGFREPATYYMLTKDPAHLHATYNVHDLIRRTFGQVSGGMFGADENARMGYIDPRQGTETCGFVEQMASDEMMLWYTGDPLWAEHCENIAFNSYPASMMPDLKSLRYITCPNHVQSDSENHKPGIDNGGPFLAMNPFSSRCCQHNHAQGWPYFIENLILATPDNGVAAAIYAACEAKVKVGDGTEITIGEDTQYPFDGAIRFKVNTPKKVRFPFYLRIPSWTKDAQLEINGKKIPADLVAGKYACINREWSNGDIIKVTYPMEFSLKTWQVNKNSVSVNYGPLTLSLNIDEEYKKVDSKESAIWDSKWQESADPSKWPSYEIYPKTAWNYALVLDPEKPFSNLVVEKRAWPADNYPFTQQNSPLVIKAKGRQIPSWKLDQYKLCGVLPDEDCEKSSRVDNITLVPMGTARLRITSFPASYE; encoded by the coding sequence ATGAAAAAAGGTCTTTTAAATAGCTTAATCGCAGTCACACTCTTCTTATGCAGCAATAGTATCTCTGCATTGGGAGGCGACATTGATGTTACAATCGTAAATCGTCCGTCAGTAAAGGCCCTCAACAATTATTACACAAGTAACAGGGCTCCATTATTACCCAATAATTTCATAAAATTACCGGTCGGCAAAGTGCAACCCAAAGGCTGGACAAAACGTATGCTCGAACTTCAACGGGACGGGTTGGCCGGACAACTGGGCGAGATCAGCGCATGGCTCAACAAAAAGAACAATGCATGGCTAAATACAGGAGGAGAGTACGGATGGGAAGAAGTCCCATACTGGCTCAAAGGATATGGCAATATGGCCTATATATTTAATGACCCTAAGATGCTTGCCGAAACAAAGATATGGATAGAAGCAGCCATAAAAAGCCAGCAACCCGACGGATACTTCGGCCCTATAAATGAGCGGGACGGAAAAAGGGAACTTTGGGCTAACATGATAATGTTATGGTGCCTGCAATCCTATTACGAATATTCGAACGATAAGCGTGTTATTGATCTGATGACTAATTATTTCAAATGGCAACTGACCGTTCCTGACGAAAAATTTCTAAAAGACTACTGGGAAAATTCCAGAGGAGGGGATAATATCTACAGTGTATACTGGCTATACAATATTACCGGAGACTCTTTCCTACTGGAGCTGGTTCATAAAATACACCGCAATACTGCCAACTGGATGCAGGATTCGACTCTTCCTAACTGGCATAACGTGAATATAGCCCAAGGCTTCCGGGAACCTGCTACCTACTATATGCTCACCAAAGACCCTGCGCATCTTCACGCCACCTATAACGTACATGATCTCATACGCCGCACATTCGGACAAGTATCGGGGGGAATGTTCGGCGCAGATGAAAATGCACGTATGGGGTACATAGACCCTCGCCAAGGCACGGAAACATGCGGTTTTGTAGAGCAAATGGCTTCGGATGAAATGATGCTGTGGTACACCGGAGATCCGTTGTGGGCAGAACATTGCGAAAATATCGCGTTCAATTCCTATCCAGCTTCAATGATGCCCGACCTGAAATCGTTGCGCTATATCACTTGCCCGAACCATGTGCAGAGCGACTCGGAAAACCACAAGCCGGGTATCGACAACGGAGGGCCTTTTCTGGCAATGAACCCGTTCAGCAGCCGTTGCTGCCAGCATAACCACGCGCAAGGCTGGCCTTATTTTATAGAGAACCTGATTCTTGCAACTCCTGACAATGGCGTTGCAGCAGCCATCTATGCGGCCTGCGAGGCAAAAGTAAAAGTAGGTGACGGCACTGAGATCACTATCGGCGAAGATACGCAATATCCGTTTGACGGAGCAATCCGGTTTAAAGTAAACACGCCGAAAAAGGTAAGATTTCCATTCTATCTCCGCATCCCGTCATGGACAAAGGATGCGCAACTGGAAATAAACGGGAAGAAAATCCCTGCGGATCTGGTTGCAGGTAAATATGCGTGTATCAACCGTGAATGGAGCAATGGAGATATCATAAAAGTTACCTATCCGATGGAGTTCTCGCTGAAAACATGGCAAGTGAACAAAAACAGCGTAAGCGTTAATTACGGTCCTTTGACTTTATCTCTCAATATTGATGAAGAATACAAGAAAGTGGATAGTAAAGAAAGCGCCATCTGGGACTCGAAATGGCAGGAAAGTGCTGATCCCTCCAAATGGCCGTCATATGAGATATATCCCAAGACAGCTTGGAATTATGCTTTAGTTCTAGATCCGGAGAAACCATTCAGTAACCTTGTTGTTGAAAAAAGGGCATGGCCTGCGGATAATTATCCTTTTACGCAGCAGAACTCTCCGCTTGTAATAAAAGCAAAAGGGAGACAAATACCATCCTGGAAATTGGACCAATATAAATTATGTGGTGTATTACCCGACGAAGACTGTGAGAAATCATCCCGGGTGGATAATATTACACTTGTCCCTATGGGTACTGCCCGGTTAAGGATAACTTCTTTTCCGGCATCATACGAGTAA
- a CDS encoding ABC transporter ATP-binding protein: protein MNDFISLIKRFVPPYKRQVVLNIFFNILSAFLNVFSFALIVPILQILFKVNDKVYEYMPMDSSSIFNFKILENNVYYYLSQTMDTHSAAAVLLILGLILVVMTILKTGTTYLSAYFITDVRTGVVRDIRKQINDKVLSLPLGFFSNERKGDIMARMTGDVGEVENSVMSSLDMISKNPIMIMIYLGTLLFISWKLSIFVFILLPVSGYIMGKVGKSLKRQSVEAQSQWGGMMSQIEETLSGLRIIKAFNAEEKMIERFDKTSNIFRNMSNRIARRQQLAHPMSELLGTITIVLVLWYGGSLILEGSGYMDASRFIYYLTIFYLIINPAKDLSKSAYAIQKGMASVERIDKILKAENNIKSPENPKPISFNREITYRNVLFRYETNWVIKDVSITIPKGKTIALVGQSGSGKSTMADLLPRFYDVNEGGIYIDDTNIKDADVHDLRALMGNVNQEAILFNDTFFNNISFGVENATMEQVIEAAKVANAHDFITATEKGYETSIGDRGSKLSGGQRQRVSIARAILKNPQILILDEATSALDTESERLVQDALEKLMKNRTTLVIAHRLSTIKNADEICVMSEGIIVERGHHDELYEMNGYYRKLCDMQQF, encoded by the coding sequence ATGAACGATTTTATTTCACTTATCAAGCGGTTTGTTCCGCCATACAAAAGACAAGTAGTACTCAATATCTTTTTCAATATACTGAGTGCTTTCCTTAATGTATTCTCATTTGCATTGATTGTTCCAATCCTTCAGATTCTATTTAAGGTGAACGACAAAGTCTATGAATACATGCCGATGGATTCTTCAAGTATATTCAACTTTAAGATTCTGGAGAACAATGTATATTATTACCTTTCCCAAACTATGGATACTCATTCGGCGGCCGCTGTTCTGCTTATATTAGGCCTGATTCTGGTAGTAATGACCATATTGAAAACAGGAACTACCTACCTCAGCGCTTATTTCATTACGGATGTGCGCACCGGGGTTGTAAGAGATATACGCAAACAGATAAACGACAAAGTCTTGTCTCTTCCTCTTGGCTTCTTCTCCAATGAACGCAAAGGTGACATTATGGCTCGTATGACCGGAGATGTGGGTGAAGTAGAAAACTCTGTGATGAGTTCCCTGGATATGATCAGTAAAAACCCGATTATGATTATGATATATCTGGGCACATTGCTCTTCATCAGCTGGAAACTTTCTATATTCGTATTCATTCTTTTGCCTGTTTCCGGATACATCATGGGTAAAGTTGGTAAGAGCCTGAAAAGACAATCCGTAGAGGCTCAATCCCAATGGGGCGGTATGATGTCACAGATAGAAGAAACCCTTAGCGGACTGCGTATTATTAAAGCATTTAATGCCGAAGAAAAGATGATCGAACGTTTCGATAAAACAAGTAATATATTCCGTAACATGTCGAACCGTATCGCACGCAGACAACAATTGGCTCACCCTATGAGTGAACTGTTAGGGACAATAACCATTGTTTTGGTGCTATGGTACGGAGGATCCCTCATTCTGGAAGGTAGCGGATATATGGATGCATCGAGATTTATATATTACCTGACTATTTTCTACCTGATTATCAATCCGGCAAAAGATCTTTCTAAATCGGCATATGCCATCCAGAAAGGTATGGCTTCGGTAGAACGTATTGACAAAATATTAAAGGCTGAAAATAATATAAAGAGCCCTGAAAACCCGAAACCAATATCTTTCAACAGGGAAATAACTTATCGGAATGTATTGTTCAGATACGAGACAAACTGGGTAATAAAAGATGTCAGTATCACAATACCAAAAGGCAAGACCATTGCACTGGTAGGGCAATCCGGTTCCGGTAAATCAACAATGGCCGATCTCCTGCCCCGCTTCTATGATGTAAACGAAGGAGGTATCTACATCGACGACACCAATATTAAGGATGCTGATGTACATGATTTACGGGCGCTGATGGGCAACGTGAATCAGGAAGCTATCCTGTTTAACGATACATTTTTCAATAATATATCGTTTGGGGTAGAAAATGCCACAATGGAACAGGTTATCGAGGCCGCCAAGGTAGCTAATGCACATGACTTCATTACCGCCACAGAGAAAGGGTATGAAACCAGTATAGGAGACCGTGGCAGCAAACTGTCGGGCGGACAACGCCAGCGCGTCAGCATTGCCCGTGCAATACTGAAGAACCCGCAGATATTGATTCTGGATGAAGCAACATCGGCTCTGGACACCGAATCGGAACGCCTTGTGCAGGACGCTTTGGAAAAACTGATGAAAAACCGTACAACACTGGTTATCGCTCACCGTTTATCTACTATCAAGAATGCGGATGAAATATGTGTGATGAGCGAAGGTATAATCGTAGAACGCGGACATCACGACGAATTGTATGAGATGAACGGATATTACCGGAAACTGTGTGATATGCAGCAATTTTAA